In Nitrospira sp., one genomic interval encodes:
- the tadA gene encoding Flp pilus assembly complex ATPase component TadA codes for MIMQRHLTRPSLADVLVREGILPKRTVDQAVARLGGNTPNLGQALVEEGTISETQLAQALAAQFGLPSDPLTGFRVDSEFYHTISVKLMRRHPFVPVKEENGVLTIAISDPQNLLALDELEILLNRPLRYVVSSRTAIQAALERSEGSSQALRELEAEYRSVLVKEDERGEEVLTVDHFGEDQSPVVKLLDTILLSAMQRRASDIHIEATDRATTVKFRVDGILVSAMDPLDVKLHPPLVSRLKVMSDLDIAERRVPQDGSFRMRLDRKTVDFRVSILPSVFGESVVIRILDREAITTGVSSLRLDRLGFNPEDLKRFRRAITRPYGMVLVTGPTGSGKTTTLYAAISEMNIQEDKLITIEDPVEYQLPGVVQIPVNEKKGLTFARGLRSILRHDPDKIMVGEIRDAETAQIAIQSALTGHLVLTTVHANNVFDVIGRFASMGIDSYNFLAALTCVLAQRLIRVICPDCRHQVTLDQALAEESGLDYEHYKSQPFYEGKGCSECHETGYRGRKCITEFLDLTDEIKEMILADRALSEIRYRAVTDGMITLRQSAVKKVLAGETTLREINRVTFSEER; via the coding sequence ATGATCATGCAGCGTCATCTTACTCGGCCGTCGCTCGCCGATGTGTTAGTCCGCGAAGGCATTCTGCCGAAGCGGACCGTGGACCAGGCCGTGGCTCGTCTTGGAGGAAACACGCCGAACCTGGGCCAAGCCCTCGTCGAGGAAGGCACCATCTCGGAGACACAACTGGCGCAGGCCTTGGCCGCCCAATTCGGACTTCCCTCTGATCCGCTCACCGGCTTCCGGGTGGACTCGGAGTTCTATCACACCATTTCCGTGAAATTGATGCGGCGCCATCCCTTCGTACCGGTCAAGGAAGAGAACGGGGTGTTGACCATCGCGATCTCCGATCCGCAGAACTTGCTTGCGCTCGATGAGTTGGAAATTCTCCTCAACCGGCCCCTGCGGTACGTCGTGAGTTCCCGTACGGCCATTCAGGCGGCTTTGGAGCGTAGCGAAGGATCGAGCCAGGCCCTGCGTGAACTGGAAGCAGAGTACCGTTCAGTCCTCGTGAAGGAGGATGAGCGGGGAGAAGAGGTGCTGACCGTCGATCATTTCGGCGAAGACCAAAGCCCCGTCGTCAAACTGCTGGACACGATTCTCTTGAGCGCCATGCAGCGTCGAGCCAGCGACATTCATATCGAGGCAACCGACCGGGCCACGACGGTCAAGTTCCGTGTGGACGGGATTCTGGTCTCGGCGATGGATCCACTGGACGTCAAACTTCACCCGCCCCTCGTGTCCCGCCTGAAGGTCATGTCCGACTTGGATATCGCCGAGCGGCGGGTGCCGCAGGACGGCAGCTTTCGCATGCGCCTGGATCGTAAAACCGTGGACTTCCGGGTGTCGATCCTCCCCAGTGTGTTCGGTGAGTCTGTGGTCATCAGAATTCTGGACCGCGAGGCCATCACGACCGGCGTCTCGAGCCTGCGATTGGACCGTCTGGGCTTCAATCCCGAAGATCTCAAGCGCTTTCGCCGTGCCATTACACGGCCCTATGGCATGGTGCTGGTGACGGGCCCGACCGGCAGCGGCAAGACCACCACGTTGTATGCCGCCATCAGCGAAATGAACATCCAAGAAGACAAGTTGATCACGATCGAAGATCCTGTGGAGTATCAGTTGCCCGGTGTGGTGCAGATTCCGGTGAACGAGAAGAAGGGCCTCACGTTCGCGCGAGGCTTGCGGTCGATCTTGCGGCACGATCCGGACAAGATCATGGTCGGAGAAATTCGCGATGCCGAGACTGCGCAGATCGCCATCCAATCGGCGCTGACCGGTCACCTGGTGTTGACCACCGTACATGCCAACAACGTCTTCGACGTCATCGGTCGGTTCGCCTCGATGGGCATCGATTCCTATAACTTTCTAGCTGCGTTGACCTGTGTCCTGGCGCAGCGGCTGATTCGCGTGATTTGTCCCGACTGCCGCCACCAGGTGACGCTGGATCAGGCGCTGGCCGAGGAGTCCGGTCTCGACTATGAGCACTACAAGAGTCAACCGTTTTATGAGGGAAAAGGCTGCTCGGAATGCCATGAGACCGGCTATCGAGGCCGAAAGTGTATTACGGAGTTCTTGGACCTGACCGACGAAATCAAGGAGATGATCCTGGCCGATCGGGCGCTCTCCGAAATCCGCTATCGCGCGGTGACGGATGGCATGATTACCCTTCGACAATCGGCCGTGAAGAAGGTGCTGGCCGGCGAAACCACGCTGCGTGAAATCAACCGTGTGACGTTCAGCGAAGAGCGTTGA
- a CDS encoding PilN domain-containing protein, protein MSLGALAGSVRDLLLRLGQPSAKTGLFTINMSNRYRWYLAPARLFIMVMAGILGVVMLWDVSQAWLVWQEVEAMESALNQVLDRDRELLKEAQQQGIELSETSLQVLPKEIEFANQLIEKRSFSWTRFLTELERAIPQRIAVNSIRLDPANSTIMLTGSARALEDVTTLTITFQDHPQFKDPVLGQHRDLGNGLVEFDLSLRYRNHNP, encoded by the coding sequence ATGTCGTTGGGAGCCCTGGCAGGGTCTGTGCGGGATCTGTTGTTGCGTCTGGGGCAACCTTCGGCCAAGACCGGCCTCTTCACCATCAACATGAGCAACCGTTACCGGTGGTACCTGGCTCCGGCCAGACTGTTCATCATGGTCATGGCCGGGATACTCGGCGTGGTGATGCTCTGGGACGTGTCCCAAGCCTGGTTGGTGTGGCAGGAGGTCGAAGCCATGGAGTCGGCCTTGAATCAGGTGCTGGATCGGGACCGTGAATTGCTGAAGGAGGCGCAGCAGCAGGGTATCGAGCTGTCGGAAACGTCGCTCCAGGTGTTGCCCAAAGAAATCGAGTTCGCCAATCAGTTGATCGAGAAACGCAGTTTTTCCTGGACCAGGTTTTTGACGGAATTGGAGCGGGCCATTCCTCAGCGTATCGCCGTGAACAGCATTCGCCTCGATCCCGCCAATTCCACGATCATGCTGACCGGTTCAGCCAGGGCCTTGGAAGACGTCACCACCTTGACCATCACGTTTCAGGACCATCCGCAATTCAAGGATCCAGTGTTGGGCCAGCATCGCGATCTGGGCAATGGCTTGGTCGAGTTCGATCTTTCGTTGCGGTATCGGAACCATAACCCATGA
- the pilO gene encoding type 4a pilus biogenesis protein PilO produces the protein MMIPGFERFQDVWRQPYAPILPWVGFVLSLCVVSYGIHSFVLGAAEQEKVRLESEWVKARHQLTRHKEAKKAKMDLQRVWAVLPLFRDFAPLALGVTEEAKRDQVTLPALSYKTEKTAVPDATKAVLQGTVTGRYEDLRRFLYNLESAEELLFIEDLNLVRSGNVQDQLLTFNIRISTYLRGEHLQAPAP, from the coding sequence ATGATGATCCCGGGATTCGAGCGGTTCCAAGATGTTTGGCGGCAACCCTACGCGCCGATCCTCCCTTGGGTGGGGTTCGTGCTGAGTTTGTGTGTGGTGAGCTACGGCATTCACAGTTTCGTGTTGGGAGCGGCCGAGCAGGAGAAGGTCCGGCTCGAATCGGAATGGGTGAAGGCGCGCCACCAGTTGACCCGCCACAAGGAGGCCAAGAAAGCCAAGATGGACCTGCAGCGGGTGTGGGCGGTCTTACCCCTGTTTCGCGACTTTGCGCCCTTGGCCCTCGGTGTGACGGAAGAGGCCAAACGTGATCAAGTCACCTTGCCGGCTCTGTCCTATAAGACCGAGAAAACGGCGGTGCCGGATGCGACCAAGGCCGTGCTGCAAGGGACCGTCACCGGCCGCTACGAGGATTTGCGGCGGTTTCTGTACAATCTCGAATCAGCGGAAGAGTTGTTGTTCATTGAGGACCTGAACCTGGTCCGGTCAGGCAACGTGCAAGATCAATTGTTGACCTTCAACATTCGGATCTCGACCTACCTCAGGGGGGAACACCTCCAGGCGCCGGCGCCCTGA
- a CDS encoding type II secretion system protein, whose protein sequence is MTTGPFHIRNNRGVTYLALMFMIVLIGLSASTAAKQWRVMVQREKEADLMAKGIEIQNALALYSASMKVGRIMTTEIYPQTLTDLTRVPKPYLRKIYRDPIDGGDWEYVRAPTGGIMGVRSKSKAKPIKERDFPLSIRHFEGRKTYHDWIFQHPNPSSQSMLMPPMMGLSPGGMPMQPGAGGPVPGAQPPGGPGQPGAVRNP, encoded by the coding sequence ATGACAACCGGCCCTTTCCATATCCGCAACAACCGAGGGGTCACCTACCTGGCGCTGATGTTCATGATCGTGCTGATCGGCCTTTCGGCCTCAACGGCGGCCAAACAATGGAGGGTTATGGTGCAGCGGGAGAAGGAAGCGGATCTCATGGCCAAGGGGATCGAAATCCAGAACGCCCTGGCCCTCTATTCGGCCTCCATGAAGGTCGGGCGCATCATGACGACGGAAATTTACCCCCAGACCCTCACGGATCTGACGCGAGTGCCCAAACCCTATTTGCGCAAAATCTATCGGGATCCGATCGACGGAGGAGACTGGGAATATGTGCGGGCGCCGACCGGCGGTATCATGGGGGTCCGCAGCAAGAGCAAGGCTAAGCCGATCAAGGAGCGTGATTTCCCATTGTCGATCCGGCACTTCGAAGGCCGCAAGACCTACCACGACTGGATTTTCCAGCATCCCAACCCCTCGTCCCAGTCCATGTTGATGCCGCCCATGATGGGCCTCTCTCCCGGCGGGATGCCCATGCAGCCTGGTGCGGGCGGTCCCGTTCCCGGCGCTCAGCCGCCCGGCGGACCAGGCCAGCCCGGCGCCGTTCGCAACCCTTGA
- a CDS encoding glutamate-5-semialdehyde dehydrogenase, translated as MEQDLTQSPATEQPAAPEPLSPEDYVATVVTKAKGAAGRLASLSTSVKNQALQAMADALEEHEAELLAENEKDLEQFDATPERKAMGDRLRLTAERIKGMAAGIRDIARLPDPLGEMPKMWTRPNGMQVGRMRVPIGVIGIIYEARPNVTADSAALCLKSGNVCILRGGSEAIHSNTAVARILSESAEKAGVPAGAITFVDRPEREVVHLLLKQDQAIDLLIPRGGESLMKTIAEHATIPVLKHDKGVCHIYVDADADPVEAERICLNAKVQRPSTCNAMETLLVHQSMTRLWIPALVQKLTDAKVEVRGCPKTIQLCPEVKEAAPDDFGREFLDLILAIKIVKNMDEALEHIATYGSRHTEAILTKDYPRAMRFVREVDAAAVLVNASTRLNDGYQFGLGAEIGISTSRLHARGPMGLEELTCFKFVVLGSGQIRE; from the coding sequence ATGGAACAGGATCTCACCCAATCCCCCGCGACGGAACAACCGGCTGCGCCGGAGCCTCTCTCCCCTGAAGACTATGTAGCGACGGTGGTCACGAAAGCGAAGGGCGCGGCTGGCCGCCTGGCCAGCCTCTCGACCTCGGTGAAGAATCAGGCCCTGCAGGCCATGGCCGATGCGCTGGAGGAGCACGAGGCGGAACTGCTGGCCGAGAATGAGAAGGATCTCGAACAGTTCGACGCCACGCCCGAACGAAAGGCCATGGGTGATCGGCTTCGGCTGACGGCCGAGCGCATCAAGGGCATGGCGGCGGGCATTCGAGACATTGCCCGGTTGCCCGACCCTTTGGGCGAAATGCCGAAGATGTGGACGCGGCCGAACGGGATGCAAGTGGGCCGGATGCGTGTGCCCATCGGGGTCATCGGCATCATCTATGAGGCGCGCCCCAATGTGACGGCAGACTCGGCGGCCCTCTGCCTCAAGTCGGGAAACGTCTGTATCCTCCGCGGCGGATCGGAAGCCATTCACTCGAATACGGCCGTTGCCCGGATTCTGAGTGAATCGGCCGAAAAGGCCGGGGTGCCGGCCGGGGCGATTACCTTTGTCGATCGTCCGGAGCGGGAGGTGGTACATCTTCTGCTCAAGCAGGATCAGGCCATCGACCTTCTCATCCCGCGGGGCGGCGAGTCGCTCATGAAGACCATCGCCGAACACGCGACGATCCCAGTCCTCAAGCACGACAAGGGCGTCTGTCACATTTATGTGGATGCCGATGCCGATCCGGTGGAAGCGGAGCGCATTTGCCTCAATGCGAAGGTCCAACGTCCCTCGACCTGCAACGCGATGGAAACCCTCTTGGTTCACCAGAGTATGACGCGTCTCTGGATTCCGGCCCTGGTGCAGAAGCTGACCGACGCCAAGGTCGAGGTCCGCGGTTGTCCCAAGACGATCCAACTCTGTCCGGAGGTCAAGGAAGCGGCGCCGGACGATTTCGGGCGGGAGTTTCTGGACCTCATTCTAGCCATCAAGATCGTCAAGAATATGGACGAGGCACTGGAGCACATCGCGACCTACGGCTCCAGACATACGGAGGCGATCCTCACCAAGGATTACCCCAGGGCGATGCGATTCGTGCGAGAGGTCGATGCGGCTGCCGTATTGGTGAATGCCTCCACGCGACTCAACGACGGGTATCAGTTCGGCTTGGGGGCTGAAATCGGCATCAGCACCTCGCGTCTGCACGCCCGCGGCCCGATGGGATTGGAAGAACTGACCTGCTTCAAGTTCGTGGTCCTCGGGAGCGGCCAAATCCGCGAGTAG
- the gspG gene encoding type II secretion system major pseudopilin GspG: MGLQQIRTVWFAQGARRGLRCCGGFSFIEVMIVVVILAILATLLIPRVMGRTEDAKRAAAKAQIANIESALQLYKLDNGNVPSTEQGLKALVERPASGPAAPNWKAGGYLAKVPVDPWGNPYKYATPSSQGGEFEIISFGADGAAGGEGKNADIVSWDLDRN, encoded by the coding sequence ATGGGGCTGCAACAGATTCGCACAGTATGGTTCGCACAGGGCGCCCGGCGCGGGTTGCGTTGCTGCGGAGGATTTTCCTTCATCGAAGTCATGATCGTGGTGGTGATCCTGGCGATCCTGGCCACGCTGCTGATTCCACGGGTGATGGGAAGGACAGAGGACGCCAAGCGTGCTGCCGCCAAGGCGCAAATCGCAAACATCGAAAGCGCTCTGCAATTGTATAAGCTCGACAATGGCAACGTCCCCAGCACCGAGCAGGGATTGAAGGCGTTGGTCGAACGGCCTGCCTCCGGCCCGGCGGCTCCGAACTGGAAGGCGGGCGGGTACCTGGCCAAGGTCCCGGTCGATCCCTGGGGGAACCCCTATAAATACGCCACGCCTTCGTCGCAAGGCGGGGAGTTCGAAATCATTTCCTTCGGCGCCGATGGCGCAGCCGGCGGCGAGGGGAAAAACGCCGATATCGTCAGTTGGGATCTCGACCGCAACTAG
- a CDS encoding ABC transporter ATP-binding protein — translation MKIQVRGLTKKFGSATAVGDVSFDVQEGELLGLLGPSGSGKTTVLRLIAGLEVPTAGEIFIDGKRVNDLSVQDRNIGFVFQHYALFKHMTVFDNIAFGLKIKKWGKQEIARRVQELLSLMSLEGLGGRYPHQLSGGQRQRVAIARALAPRPSVLLMDEPFGAVDAKVRQELREWLIRLHTDLNVTSLFVTHDQEEAMEVSGRIIVFSKGKLEQAGSPADVYEEPATEFVARFIGSMNIVEGTVRRGQVQVGSLEFPAPEFPDGQTLQVGFRPYYVKVAEDPTRYRQQAKLRHIYFLGVAYRLEIETTDGLILRSRMNKEEFRRCRFTVGQAVSFAVTHFRILPQEGAAAQPGAGSPLTGPLTP, via the coding sequence GTGAAGATTCAGGTACGCGGGCTTACCAAGAAATTCGGATCGGCCACGGCGGTGGGCGACGTGTCGTTCGACGTCCAGGAGGGCGAGTTGCTCGGCCTGCTGGGGCCCAGCGGCAGTGGGAAGACAACGGTGTTGCGCCTGATTGCCGGCCTGGAGGTCCCGACTGCGGGCGAGATCTTCATCGACGGCAAGCGCGTCAATGACTTGAGCGTGCAGGATCGGAACATCGGCTTCGTCTTCCAGCATTACGCCCTGTTCAAACACATGACCGTGTTCGATAATATTGCCTTCGGCCTCAAGATCAAGAAGTGGGGCAAGCAGGAGATCGCTCGGCGCGTGCAGGAGCTCCTGTCTCTCATGAGCCTGGAAGGTTTGGGGGGCCGGTACCCGCATCAACTATCCGGCGGCCAGCGACAACGCGTGGCCATCGCCCGCGCCCTGGCGCCACGCCCCAGCGTGCTGCTCATGGACGAACCCTTCGGGGCCGTCGACGCGAAGGTGCGGCAAGAGCTGCGCGAGTGGCTCATCCGGCTGCACACGGATCTGAACGTGACGAGCCTTTTCGTGACCCACGATCAGGAAGAAGCCATGGAAGTCTCCGGCCGGATCATCGTCTTCTCCAAGGGAAAATTGGAGCAGGCCGGCTCTCCCGCGGATGTCTATGAGGAACCGGCAACCGAGTTCGTGGCCCGCTTCATCGGCTCGATGAACATCGTGGAGGGAACGGTGCGGCGAGGGCAGGTACAGGTGGGTTCACTGGAGTTTCCCGCCCCTGAATTCCCGGACGGCCAAACGCTGCAAGTGGGCTTCCGCCCCTACTACGTGAAGGTGGCCGAAGACCCGACCCGCTACCGCCAGCAAGCCAAGCTGCGACACATTTACTTTTTGGGCGTAGCCTATCGCCTGGAAATCGAGACGACCGACGGGCTGATCCTGCGATCACGCATGAACAAAGAAGAATTCCGCCGTTGCCGCTTCACGGTGGGACAGGCGGTCTCCTTTGCCGTCACCCACTTCCGCATCCTGCCGCAAGAAGGTGCGGCGGCACAGCCGGGAGCCGGAAGCCCATTGACCGGTCCGCTGACGCCGTGA
- a CDS encoding sulfate ABC transporter permease: protein MRRVLIGIVSLYFLVLLVGPVLYLTGQSFDQGLAAFWTEVTRPEALHGFTLTAEITLIVLALNLVFGTMTALVLVRQQFWGRSLVSGVIDLPFAVSPVIAGFMLILLFGPDTLLGAFFGQAEVKILFALPAMILATLFVTFPFMVRELTPLLQTLGTEEEEAARTLGANEWQVFLKVTLPALRWGLVYGATLTVARAIGEFGAVLVVSGNILLLTQTATLHIYQSYVDFNYVAANAVALTLLAVSFAILALLEIAKARADATVAEAGAQ, encoded by the coding sequence ATGCGGCGCGTCCTGATCGGCATCGTCTCGCTCTACTTTCTGGTCCTGCTGGTGGGTCCGGTGCTCTACCTGACCGGCCAAAGTTTCGACCAGGGCCTGGCGGCGTTTTGGACGGAAGTGACCAGGCCGGAGGCTCTGCATGGGTTCACCCTTACGGCGGAAATCACACTGATCGTGCTGGCCCTGAACCTCGTCTTCGGCACGATGACGGCGCTGGTTTTGGTGCGCCAACAGTTCTGGGGGCGGAGTCTGGTGAGCGGCGTCATCGATCTGCCCTTCGCGGTGTCCCCCGTCATTGCGGGATTCATGCTGATCCTGCTGTTCGGACCGGACACCCTCTTGGGGGCCTTCTTCGGTCAAGCCGAAGTGAAGATCCTCTTCGCCCTGCCGGCAATGATCCTTGCGACCCTGTTCGTCACGTTTCCGTTCATGGTCCGGGAACTCACGCCCCTACTCCAAACATTGGGGACCGAGGAAGAGGAAGCGGCAAGAACATTGGGAGCGAACGAATGGCAGGTCTTTCTGAAGGTCACGTTGCCGGCGCTCCGCTGGGGCCTGGTGTACGGCGCGACGCTCACGGTCGCGCGCGCCATCGGCGAGTTCGGCGCGGTGTTGGTGGTGTCCGGCAACATCCTGTTGCTCACCCAGACCGCGACCCTGCACATCTATCAAAGTTACGTCGATTTCAACTACGTGGCGGCCAATGCGGTGGCGCTGACCCTGCTGGCAGTGTCTTTTGCAATCCTGGCGCTGCTGGAAATCGCCAAGGCGCGAGCCGACGCGACGGTGGCGGAAGCGGGAGCACAGTAG